The window GCAGTATATATCCTCGTTTATCGCGGAGCCGATCGTTGGTTCAACCGTCGGCGCCGTGGTCCCTCCCGACGAGTACTGGCCTATGGTATGGGATATCTGTGACAGATACGACATTCTCCTAATCGCGGACGAAGTAATGACGGGTTGTGGGCGTACCGGTAAGAACTTCTGCGTTGACCACTGGGATGTCGTCCCTGACATCATCGCCACCGCAAAGGGCATGGCGGCCGGTTATGTGCCGACGGGTGGAATTATCGCCAGAAATAACATCGTAGAGGCGATCAAAGACGGCAGCGGCGCTTTCATGCACGGCCATACGTACAACGGCAACCCTATGAGCGCCGCCGCTGTGGCCGCCGTCTTTAAATATATGAAGGAGCATGGCGTTGTGGAGAATGCCGCGAAGATGGGCGAACTTCTGGGCGCAGGGCTTAAAAAGATCGGTGAAGAGAGCGCCATAATCGGCGAGGTCCGCGGCAAAGGATTGATGTGGGGTTTTGAGGTCGTGAAAGACAAGGCGTCGAGGGAGCCGTTTGATAAAAAGACTGCGGCGGCAAATGTGGTTACGAAAGCCTGTATCGAAGAGGGGCTCATCATTTATCCCGGCGGCGGACAGATAAGAGGAACCAGCGGAGACAACTTTATGACGGCGCCGCCGCTGATTATCACGGAAATTCAGGTAAAAGAACTCCTGGAAAAGCTGAAAAATGGAATCAAGAGAGCGGAAGCGGCTCTTGTAAAGTAAGTAGCGTGTTCACACCTCTATAAAGGCCATAAAAGAGGATTTTCTAATTTAGGAGGGAGATTGCAGTATGAAGAAGAGCAGAGTTTTAATAAGTATGGTTATTTTGGCGCTGTTTGCCTCGGCGGCCTTCGCCACGACATTTGTGACGATCGGTTCCGGAGGAGTCGGAGGCACCTATTATCCGCTGGGCGGAGTGATGGCGGAGCTTCTTACCAAGGGTAACGTCGATATCAAGGCGACCTCGCGTTCAACGGCGGCCTCGAAAGAGAACTGCCGCCTGGTGGCTTCAAACAAGGCCCAGATAGGAATGACGATGGGCTCAACGCTGTATCAGGCGTACACGGGAACGGAAGCTTTCAAAGATGACGGCAAACTGCCGCTTTTGACGCTGATGCATATGTATGCCGCTCCGCAGCATTTGGTAACTACGACCAGAACAGGAATCAAAAAGTTCTCTGATATCAAGGGTAAAAAGGTCTCGCTCGGAGCACAGGGCGGCGGTGACCAGCTCCTTTCCCTGATGATACTTGAGGCGGCGGGTATGGACCCAGACAAGGATCTCCGCAAGCAGCAGCTCTCTCAGCCTGAGGCGGTAACTGCGCTTAAGGACGGAAATATCGACGCCGCCTTCTTCAACTTTGCGGTCCCCGGCTCTGCGGTCATGGAGATCGCGGCAGTACGCGACGTGGTGCTGATACCGCTTCCTGATGATGTTATCGCAAAGGTCACGGCGAAACATCCGTTCCTTATGCCCTATACGATAGCTAAAGGCGCGTATTCAAAACAGGACCAGGACGTCAAGACCGTCGCCGACGGAAATTTCCTTGTCGTTAACGAAAAGCTTCCTGAGAAGGTGGCCTATGACATGGTAAAGATCTTCATTGAGAAAAAAGAAGACATCATGAAGGTTACGCCTCAGGCGGTAGATTTTACGCCGCAGAAGGCCGGAATAGGCATCATACCGTTCCACAAAGGAGCGGCCAAATACTTCAAGGAAAAGGGCGTAAACGTAGAGTCGAAATAATCATCAACGGACAGATGGAACACGGGAAGGCTGAGCTCTTCCCGTGTTGCTTTTAAGGTTTCCAATTATAGGAGGTTTAGTAGAATGGCTGACGACTCAGGCAAAAAGATGATCCCTCCGACAGAGACTGTACAGGAAGAGAAAGTCATTATTGTTGACCCGGAGGAGAGCAAAAAGAGGATATTGTCTGGATACCAGTATTACCTGGTCGCCGGAATCGCAATAATTGCCTCCATATTCCACCTTTACACCGCGGCTTTCGGCCTATTCGACGCTATGACGCAGCGGTCGTGGCACTGGATGTTTATGGGATCGCTTCTGTTTCTCTGTTATCCGATGTCTCAGAAGAGAGGCTCGAAGACAAGGATAGAGTGGCTTGACTGGATATTGGCGGGTGCGCTCGTCTTTGGATGCGCGAACATTCTCTACAATTATGAGGCCATCGCGATGCGCGAGGGATCGGCGATACCCTCTGACATATACATAGGCTGCATAATGGTTTTTCTGGTCATTGAGGGCACACGCCGCTCGATGGGGTGGCCGCTGCCGATAATGGCTATCATCGCTATTCTGTACGGTATCTTTGGCCCTTATATGCCGGGAATTCTGGCGCACGGCGGATTTAATTTAGATGAATTGGCTCCATTTCTTTATCTCAGAACGGACGGAATCTTTGGCGTACCCCTCGGAGTCTCCGCCTCATTTATATTCCTGTTCATTCTCTTTGGAGCTTTCCTTAGTTCGTCGGGAGCGGGGCAGTTCTTCATAGACCTTGCCGTCGCGGTAGCGGGCAGGAGTCAGGGCGGTCCCGGTAAGGCCGCCGTCGTCGCGAGCGGCCTGATGGGTACGGTATCTGGAAGTTCATGCGGCAACGCCGTCACCACCGGCGCGTTCACGATACCTCTAATGAAGCAGGCTGGTTATAATTCAGAATTTGCCGGAGCGATAGTTGCCTGCGCCTCGACAGGAGGGCAGGTAATGCCCCCCGTAATGGGAGCGGCGGCCTTCGTTATGGCGCAGTTCCTTGGCGTCTCATACTGGGAGATCGTCGTTGCGGCGGCGATACCGGCAACGCTTTACTTTATATCGATCATGGCGATGGTCCATTTCCGCGCCGGTAAAAAGCGTATGGCACGCCTTGATAAAGAGGATATCCCCAAGGTCAGGGTCGTTCTGCGCAATGGAGCTCACCTTCTCCTGCCGATATTGGCACTGATCGTATTTCTCGCGCTGGGTTATTCTCCGACCATGGCCGTCTTCTGGTCGATCATTGCGATAATAGTATTTTCATGGCTTGGTGACAAAGAGCACAGGATGACGCCCAAAAAGATCATCGCGGCGTTGATCTCCGGCGGTACCGGAGCTATCGAGGTGGCGGCCGCCTGCGCCTGCTCCGGCATCGTCATCGGCGTCATCGCCATCACAGGTGTGGGGCTGGCATTTTCCTCGTTTGTTCTCAGCCTGTCGCACGGAATCCTCCCGCTAGCGCTGATACTGACGATGATCGGTTCGATCATCCTGGGGATGGGTGTGCCCACTACGGCGCAGTATATCATTACCTCGACTCTGGCCGCGCCAGCGCTTGCTCAGATGGGAGTTCCCATGATGTCGGCGCATCTTTTCTGTCTCTATTTCGGTGTGCTGGCGGACGTCACGCCGCCTGTGGCGCTGGCCACCTATGCGGCCTCCGGCATCGCCAAATCGAATCCGATCAAGACTGGTTTTACGGCGCTTGTCACCGCCGCCGCCGGTTTTCTCGTCCCCTTTATGTTCGTGTACAATCCCTATTTGCTTCTCCAGGGTAATGTATTCCACATATTGATAGGCTGTGTTACGGCACTGATCGGGATACTGGGACTCTCTGCCGGAGTGCAGGGTTATCTGGCCAGCGATCTCAATATCGTGGAGAGGCTGCTTTTGCTCTGCGTTCCATTTTTGATAATATATCCGACTCTGACGAGCAACCTGATCGGAGTCGCGATAATTGCGGCAATTTATATTATGCAGAAGATCAATCTTAAAAAGAAAGGGCTTTCAGGAGAGGGAGGAATCGTGTGATGCCTAAAAAAATCATCAAACCTGTGGTTTCCGCGCAAGAGGCCGTCAAATGTATAAAGAGTGGTGACTCAGTCATGGTTGGCGGGTTCAATTACGGCGGCATTCCCTATACGCTCACGGATGCGCTCTACGACCAGGGGACCGACCAGCTGACACTGATTTCCAACGACACGATCTATGAATTCTGCGGACAGGGAAAACTTGTCGCAGGCGGGCGCTGTAAGAAGGTGATCGCCTCCCATGTGGGGCTCAACAAGACTACCGGACGGCTCTTTCATGAGGGAAAGATGGAGCTTGAGCTCTTTCCGCAGGGGACATATGTAGAAAAGATCAGGGCTGGAGGCGCCGGGCTAGGCGGTTTTCTCACTCCGACAGGCGTCGGTACCGTAGTCGAAGAGGGGAAAGAGGTCATCGAGATCAATGGGAAAAAATATATCCTCGAGCTGCCGCTTACAGCCGACGTCGCCTTGGTGCGGGCCTTCAGGGCCGACCGAATGGGCAACCTTACGTACACTGGGACGAACAAGAACTTCAACCCGACGATGGCGACTGCGGCAAAGATCGTAATCGCCGAGGTGGACGAAGTCGTGAACGTAGGCGAACTGAATCCTGACAACATTGTGACCCAAGGTGTTCTTGTTGATATGCTGGTATTGAAAGGAGATTCCATCTATGCTACCAGAACTTGATGAACAGCTCGTCAGAGAGCGCATAGCAAAGAGAATAGCCATGGAATTTGAGGAAGGGGAGGTGGTGAACCTCGGCATTGGAATTCCTACGCTTGTCGCCGATTACATCCCGGAGGGAAAGCATGTCATATTTCAGGCGGAAAACGGCGCCATCGGTATAGGTCCTCCTCCGTCTGTGCCGAATTACAAGTGCATAGGGGCCGGTGGGCGCTTTATCAGCCTCCTGCCAGGCGGCAGCTTCTTCTCAAGCGATACGAGTTTCGGGCTTATCAGGGGCGGCCATATCGATGCGACCGTACTGGGAACGCTGGAGGTCGATCAGCACGGCGATCTCGCAAACTGGTGGATTCCCGGCAAGAGCGTGCCAGGGATGGGAGGGGCGATGGATCTTGTTGTCGGAGCCAGGCGCGTATATGTGGCGATGACCCATGTTACAAAAAAGGGCGCTCCTAAAATATTAAAGAAATGCACGCTGCCGCTCACGGCGGTCGGCGTTGTGGATATGGTTGTGACAGAGTTTGCCGTATTTACAATAAAGGATGGAAAGGTGACCCTGATAGAGATCGCTCCGGAGGTGACCCAGGAACAGATAAGGGCAAATACAGAGGCCGATTATGAAGTTGCGGAGGATATTGCTGTCTATCGTGGATTGGAGGTCGCATAAATGGAAAAGGCCGTTATTTTAAGCGCCTGCCGCACTGCCGGCGGAAAATTCGGCGGACAGTTTAAAAAATTTTCCGCGACGGATCTGGGAGCGTTCGCGCTCAAAGAGGCGGTGCTTCGTTCCGGCGCTCCGTGTGAATCGGTGGAAGAGGTCATTTTAGGCAACGGCTGGCAGGCTGGCGTGGGAGCCAATCCGGCACGTAACGCGATGTATAAAGCCGGTATCCCTGTAAATGTTCCCGCCTTCACCGTCAATATCCGCTGCGGTTCGGGGCTGCGCACAGCCATGTTGGCCGCCGACAGGATACGTCTCGGCGACGCGAAGGCGATCCTCGCCGGAGGTATGGAAAGCGCTACCAACACCCCCTATCTTCTGCCTAGCGCCCGCTGGGGATTCCGTATGGGCAAACAAGAGGCGCTTGACGCGCTGCACGCCGACGGCTTCCAATGTCCTTTGGCGGGTGCGCTTATGGGAGAGATAACTGAGAATTACGTGATACCCGAGCTCTCCATTACCCGCGAAGAGCAGGACGAATTTTCATACTACAGCCATAAAAAGGCGGCAGAGGCTATAGAGAAGGGCCTGTTCAAGGATGAGATCGTACCGATAACATTAAAAGATAAGAAAAAAGGCGAGCTTATTTTAGATACGGACGAGATACCGCGCAGGGATATTTCGCTGGAAGCGTTGGCAAAGCTGCCGACGATCTTTAAAAAAGAAAATGGTACGATAACGGCAGGTTCCAGCTCTGCGCTCTGTGACGCGGGAAGCGCGGTATTTGTCGCTGGCGCGGAATGGGCACGGGTGAACGGATTGAAGCCAATGGCGGAGATCGTGAGCTATGCAGTTACGGCGACCGACCCGCAGCACTTCCCGATCGCTCCCGTTGATGCGATGAGAATAGCTCTTGACAAGGCGGGCATGACCCTGGAAGAGATGGAATTGATCGAACTCAACGAGGCCTTCGCGGCTCAGGTGATCGCCTGCCATAGAAAAATGCCGTTTGACATGGAAAAGCTCAACGTACACGGCGGAGCGATATCTCTGGGGCATCCCATAGGAGCCAGCGGGGCGAAAATATTAACGACTTTGATCTATAGCCTCATCAATCAGAATAAAGAGATCGGCATGGCCAGCGCCTGTATCGGCGGCGGTCAGGGGGTTGCAATGGTGATTCGGATAATAAAATAGGAATGATCCAAAAGTATTTAAATTAAATTCCTTTTTTAAGTACCTGCCCTCCGCACATAGGCAAGGGGAGATTTCGTTCCGGCGTCTCTCCTTGCCATTTTGTTTTCTAATCTATCAGCCTGCCGCCCTCGACGAAGACCGTCTGTCCCGTTATGTAGGAGGCGCCCTCGGAGGCGAGGAAGAGGGCCGTGGCGGCGACGTCGCACGGGCGGCCGAAGCGGGCCAAGGGGATGTGCGCGAGCAGTTTGTCGCGGGTCGCCTGGTCGCTCAGGTAGCGTTCCGTCTGCGGCGTTACGACGTAACCTGGGGCGACGGCGTTGACGTTGATGCCGTATTCGGCCCACTCGTGGGCCAGCACCTTTGTCAGCTGGCGGATGCCGCCCTTCGCGGCGGCGTATGCCGCGAGGTTTTTGTGGCCGCGCGCCGAGGAGACGGAGGAGGTGTTTATTATCTTGCCCCTGACGCCGTTGTCCACCATGCGCCGGGCGACGGCGGCCGCGGTAAAGAAGACGGCCTTCAGGTCGACGTCCAGCAGTCTGTCCCACTCGCTTTCCGTGTACTCAAGCGCCGGTTTTCTGTTGTTGAATCCGGCGTGGTTGCAGAGGATGTCGATCCTCCCAAGTCTGTCGATGCACTCCGCGACCATTGTGGGAATGCTTTCCGTCTTCAGTAGGTCGCAGCTTACGAAACAGGCTTCGGCGTTTAGGGCGCGGCAGTCCGCGAGCACCGCCTTCGCCGCCTCCATGTTTCTGCCGGTGATCGCCACCTTCGCGCCGCAGGAGGCGAAGGCACGCGCCAACTCGCCGCCGATGCCGCCGGTCCCGCCTGTGATAAGTACGCTCTTTCCCCTGAAATCCATCATATTTTTGTAGTCCATAAAGATACCTCTGATCTTTGCAGGATAGGGATATTTTACCCTAAATGTGTAAAAAACGACCCTTCGCCGTAGGGCGGAGGATCGTTTTTGGGGCATCTTTTATATTATCTAGTATGTCATATCCTCGTCTTTGGCGATCTTCGCGGCGGCCCAGCCGGGAACTGGGGGAAGCTGCCGGTCTTCCGGCGGCAGCGGTACGTCGATGAGGCTTGGCCCGTCGGCGGCGAGGCATTTTTTGAATACCTCCTCAAACTCCTTCATGCCGCCCACGCGGTAGCCTCTGAGTCCCATGGATTCGGCAAATTTAACGTAGTCGACCTCCGCAAAGTCGGTGAAGCGGCGGAAGCTTTCTGTGATCTCCGCTTTGCTGTGGACGCGCTGGGTGCCGCGTATCCAGCCGAAGGCCCCGTTATTGAAGAGGACGTAAACGATCTTCAGCCCGAGGCGAGCCGCCGTCTCCAGCTCCGCGCCGCAGAAGCCGAAGCTGCCGTCGCCGATGAGCCCTATCACGGGGGCCTCCGCCGCCGTACCGCACCGTGCCCCCATTGCCGCCGGTATCGCGTAGCCGAGCGCGCCCATGGAGAAGTTGTAGGCGGCGCGCCTGCCCGCGCGTCCGATACGCAGGAAGCAGGAGGAGTAGATCGCCGAACTTCCGGGGTCGACGGCGAAGAAGGTTGTATCGGGTGTCAGCCTCTCGACCGCGCGCACGAGTGAAAGCGGGTGCAGCTCGTCGCCGTAACGCGCCATTACGCCCTCCAGCCTCTTTTCATGCGCCGCCTTTTCTTCGGCGCAGCGCGCGGCCCACGCGCCGCGGTCTGGGCGCGGCATTCCTTCAAGCGCCGCCGCGAGGGCCGCGAGCGTCTCGCGCACGTCCCCGAAGAGCGGCAGCGCGTCATAGTTGTTGCCAAGCTCGCGTTCGGAGATATCTATCTGGATAAACTTCTGCACCGAAGCTGGCGAGGGGATGTTCCAGCCGTCCGTATTGGCGGAGTCGGTACTGGTCGCCGCGAAGAGCACGACGTCGGCCTCTTTTATCATCTTGTTGTTCCACTCACGGCCGCCGCGCGCGCCGATGACGCCCATCGACAGCGCCTCCTGGTCGCTAATACAGCCCTTGGCGTTGATCGTAGAGCCCACCGGCATATCCTGCATCTTTGACAGCTGCGCCGCCTCCTCCCAGGCTGAGGAGTGGACGACCCCCTGTCCGCAGATCATCACCGGGCGGCGCGCCGCGGCAAGTATCTTCGCCGCCTCCATGATGTCCGCCGCCGCCGCGCTGTTCCGGCATCCGGGGAAGGCCGCGTAACGGCTCTGCGCATATATATCGCCGTCCGCCACTTCACCCTCTAAGGTATCCATCGGGATGCGGATGTGGACGGGGCCGGGACGGCCGGTCGTTGCGGTGCGGAAGGCGCGCCGGAAGAGGTGCGGTATCTCGCTGGCGTCGGTGACGGTGAGGGAATCTTTGGCGATGCTTTTGAAGAGCGCCGACTGGTCGAAGCCGGTCAGCATATTTTTGGGCCCCGTCTTGAGGTCGATGTCGGTCGTCATTACGATGAGCGGCACGCAGGACTGGAAGGCTTCGACGACGCCGGGCACCATGTGCGTAGCGCCGACGCTCGGTCCCTCGCAGATCCCGACGCGGCCGGTGGCCTTCGCGTAGGCGTCGGCCATAAAGACGGAGTTCCTCTCGTCTCTCGTAAGGTGGTATTTTATCTCGGGATATTCCTCCCAGGCTTCGTAGAGGCTCAGCGTCGTCTCGCCGGGCAGGCCGAAGACATCGGTCACGTTATAAGCCTTGAGCATCGCAAGAACTGCTTTGCTTGCCTTCATCATATCTTCCCCTC is drawn from Cloacibacillus porcorum and contains these coding sequences:
- a CDS encoding aminotransferase family protein; this encodes MQQHLFPRSFKTNYLEADYGEGIYIYDKQGKRYLDGCSGALISNLGHCNRDIVTAVEKQFGRLEFAHPSRWHVDIVEEAAAAVAETASGDLDNVWFVSGGSEAVETALKLARQYYVERDGAGSSKHITIGRWNSYHGSTIGTMAVAGSMARRRVFSPLFAESPKIPSTYCYRCHFHKQYPQCGLLCARALEEMIQIIGPQYISSFIAEPIVGSTVGAVVPPDEYWPMVWDICDRYDILLIADEVMTGCGRTGKNFCVDHWDVVPDIIATAKGMAAGYVPTGGIIARNNIVEAIKDGSGAFMHGHTYNGNPMSAAAVAAVFKYMKEHGVVENAAKMGELLGAGLKKIGEESAIIGEVRGKGLMWGFEVVKDKASREPFDKKTAAANVVTKACIEEGLIIYPGGGQIRGTSGDNFMTAPPLIITEIQVKELLEKLKNGIKRAEAALVK
- a CDS encoding TAXI family TRAP transporter solute-binding subunit — translated: MKKSRVLISMVILALFASAAFATTFVTIGSGGVGGTYYPLGGVMAELLTKGNVDIKATSRSTAASKENCRLVASNKAQIGMTMGSTLYQAYTGTEAFKDDGKLPLLTLMHMYAAPQHLVTTTRTGIKKFSDIKGKKVSLGAQGGGDQLLSLMILEAAGMDPDKDLRKQQLSQPEAVTALKDGNIDAAFFNFAVPGSAVMEIAAVRDVVLIPLPDDVIAKVTAKHPFLMPYTIAKGAYSKQDQDVKTVADGNFLVVNEKLPEKVAYDMVKIFIEKKEDIMKVTPQAVDFTPQKAGIGIIPFHKGAAKYFKEKGVNVESK
- a CDS encoding TRAP transporter permease, whose amino-acid sequence is MADDSGKKMIPPTETVQEEKVIIVDPEESKKRILSGYQYYLVAGIAIIASIFHLYTAAFGLFDAMTQRSWHWMFMGSLLFLCYPMSQKRGSKTRIEWLDWILAGALVFGCANILYNYEAIAMREGSAIPSDIYIGCIMVFLVIEGTRRSMGWPLPIMAIIAILYGIFGPYMPGILAHGGFNLDELAPFLYLRTDGIFGVPLGVSASFIFLFILFGAFLSSSGAGQFFIDLAVAVAGRSQGGPGKAAVVASGLMGTVSGSSCGNAVTTGAFTIPLMKQAGYNSEFAGAIVACASTGGQVMPPVMGAAAFVMAQFLGVSYWEIVVAAAIPATLYFISIMAMVHFRAGKKRMARLDKEDIPKVRVVLRNGAHLLLPILALIVFLALGYSPTMAVFWSIIAIIVFSWLGDKEHRMTPKKIIAALISGGTGAIEVAAACACSGIVIGVIAITGVGLAFSSFVLSLSHGILPLALILTMIGSIILGMGVPTTAQYIITSTLAAPALAQMGVPMMSAHLFCLYFGVLADVTPPVALATYAASGIAKSNPIKTGFTALVTAAAGFLVPFMFVYNPYLLLQGNVFHILIGCVTALIGILGLSAGVQGYLASDLNIVERLLLLCVPFLIIYPTLTSNLIGVAIIAAIYIMQKINLKKKGLSGEGGIV
- a CDS encoding CoA transferase subunit A encodes the protein MPKKIIKPVVSAQEAVKCIKSGDSVMVGGFNYGGIPYTLTDALYDQGTDQLTLISNDTIYEFCGQGKLVAGGRCKKVIASHVGLNKTTGRLFHEGKMELELFPQGTYVEKIRAGGAGLGGFLTPTGVGTVVEEGKEVIEINGKKYILELPLTADVALVRAFRADRMGNLTYTGTNKNFNPTMATAAKIVIAEVDEVVNVGELNPDNIVTQGVLVDMLVLKGDSIYATRT
- a CDS encoding 3-oxoacid CoA-transferase subunit B, whose translation is MLPELDEQLVRERIAKRIAMEFEEGEVVNLGIGIPTLVADYIPEGKHVIFQAENGAIGIGPPPSVPNYKCIGAGGRFISLLPGGSFFSSDTSFGLIRGGHIDATVLGTLEVDQHGDLANWWIPGKSVPGMGGAMDLVVGARRVYVAMTHVTKKGAPKILKKCTLPLTAVGVVDMVVTEFAVFTIKDGKVTLIEIAPEVTQEQIRANTEADYEVAEDIAVYRGLEVA
- a CDS encoding thiolase family protein, with the translated sequence MEKAVILSACRTAGGKFGGQFKKFSATDLGAFALKEAVLRSGAPCESVEEVILGNGWQAGVGANPARNAMYKAGIPVNVPAFTVNIRCGSGLRTAMLAADRIRLGDAKAILAGGMESATNTPYLLPSARWGFRMGKQEALDALHADGFQCPLAGALMGEITENYVIPELSITREEQDEFSYYSHKKAAEAIEKGLFKDEIVPITLKDKKKGELILDTDEIPRRDISLEALAKLPTIFKKENGTITAGSSSALCDAGSAVFVAGAEWARVNGLKPMAEIVSYAVTATDPQHFPIAPVDAMRIALDKAGMTLEEMELIELNEAFAAQVIACHRKMPFDMEKLNVHGGAISLGHPIGASGAKILTTLIYSLINQNKEIGMASACIGGGQGVAMVIRIIK
- a CDS encoding SDR family NAD(P)-dependent oxidoreductase — protein: MDYKNMMDFRGKSVLITGGTGGIGGELARAFASCGAKVAITGRNMEAAKAVLADCRALNAEACFVSCDLLKTESIPTMVAECIDRLGRIDILCNHAGFNNRKPALEYTESEWDRLLDVDLKAVFFTAAAVARRMVDNGVRGKIINTSSVSSARGHKNLAAYAAAKGGIRQLTKVLAHEWAEYGINVNAVAPGYVVTPQTERYLSDQATRDKLLAHIPLARFGRPCDVAATALFLASEGASYITGQTVFVEGGRLID
- a CDS encoding thiamine pyrophosphate-binding protein encodes the protein MMKASKAVLAMLKAYNVTDVFGLPGETTLSLYEAWEEYPEIKYHLTRDERNSVFMADAYAKATGRVGICEGPSVGATHMVPGVVEAFQSCVPLIVMTTDIDLKTGPKNMLTGFDQSALFKSIAKDSLTVTDASEIPHLFRRAFRTATTGRPGPVHIRIPMDTLEGEVADGDIYAQSRYAAFPGCRNSAAAADIMEAAKILAAARRPVMICGQGVVHSSAWEEAAQLSKMQDMPVGSTINAKGCISDQEALSMGVIGARGGREWNNKMIKEADVVLFAATSTDSANTDGWNIPSPASVQKFIQIDISERELGNNYDALPLFGDVRETLAALAAALEGMPRPDRGAWAARCAEEKAAHEKRLEGVMARYGDELHPLSLVRAVERLTPDTTFFAVDPGSSAIYSSCFLRIGRAGRRAAYNFSMGALGYAIPAAMGARCGTAAEAPVIGLIGDGSFGFCGAELETAARLGLKIVYVLFNNGAFGWIRGTQRVHSKAEITESFRRFTDFAEVDYVKFAESMGLRGYRVGGMKEFEEVFKKCLAADGPSLIDVPLPPEDRQLPPVPGWAAAKIAKDEDMTY